A window of the Haloquadratum walsbyi C23 genome harbors these coding sequences:
- a CDS encoding ABC transporter permease — protein sequence MPATLPGPAAVIGRIPLLLVPGPGGNLMTHLVQSLLRVLGAGITALMLATVIGIVMAQHRSAEWAISPWLPLAMTIPTLVVVLVTMVLFQFSEAAVITATVLVTTPYATVTVWEGARTVDSDILAVAATYDVNSWAILREIYLPAIAPAVLGSARYLASMVWKVVVLAETFGMSVGMGAVFRFWYGQGDLEAVLAALFVFVFVMIGIQASITQAKERLLIWQR from the coding sequence ATGCCAGCGACTCTTCCAGGTCCAGCCGCCGTCATCGGACGGATACCTCTGTTACTGGTCCCCGGACCAGGCGGTAATCTTATGACTCATCTTGTTCAGAGCCTTCTACGGGTATTGGGCGCAGGAATAACTGCCCTGATGCTCGCGACAGTAATTGGAATTGTGATGGCTCAACACCGCTCAGCTGAGTGGGCGATCTCACCGTGGTTACCACTAGCGATGACAATCCCAACCCTCGTTGTTGTGCTGGTGACAATGGTGTTGTTTCAATTCAGCGAAGCTGCGGTCATCACTGCGACTGTTCTTGTGACGACACCGTATGCTACGGTCACTGTATGGGAGGGTGCTCGGACTGTCGACAGTGACATACTAGCAGTGGCTGCAACATATGATGTCAATTCATGGGCAATATTACGTGAGATATATCTCCCAGCAATCGCTCCCGCTGTCTTAGGTAGTGCTCGATACCTCGCAAGCATGGTCTGGAAGGTAGTCGTTCTCGCCGAAACATTTGGTATGTCAGTTGGGATGGGGGCGGTTTTTCGATTCTGGTATGGTCAGGGTGATCTCGAAGCAGTGTTAGCTGCGTTGTTTGTGTTTGTATTTGTGATGATCGGTATTCAAGCTAGCATCACGCAAGCTAAGGAGCGACTGTTAATTTGGCAAAGATAA
- a CDS encoding metallophosphoesterase, whose translation MSRYIISDHHFGRLQVIEDTDRSFDSITEMNRVLLNRYYRTVGEDDTIIHLGDVATDTRDGSETIAFFNHLDGDMLIRGDHDTSLDAADAPFPVVQSCILEHGERRFYCTHQPETIPPDWDEWAIHGYVCDNPEDFPFIAYDDRRINVSSELLNYRPITLKTLEHILDCCSPGSRFRDITAARATLGKHRLE comes from the coding sequence ATGAGTCGATATATTATTTCGGATCATCACTTTGGGCGTTTACAGGTCATCGAGGACACAGACCGATCATTTGACTCAATTACTGAGATGAATCGAGTACTCTTGAATCGATATTATCGGACGGTGGGTGAAGATGATACCATCATTCATCTTGGTGATGTCGCCACGGACACGCGCGATGGAAGTGAGACGATTGCATTCTTTAATCATCTTGATGGTGATATGCTCATCCGTGGAGATCATGATACCAGCTTAGACGCTGCAGATGCCCCGTTTCCAGTGGTACAGTCGTGTATTCTAGAACATGGTGAGCGACGATTTTATTGCACGCACCAACCTGAAACAATTCCTCCCGATTGGGATGAGTGGGCAATACACGGCTACGTTTGTGATAATCCTGAAGATTTCCCGTTTATTGCGTATGACGACCGCCGAATCAACGTGAGTAGCGAATTACTCAACTATCGACCAATCACACTCAAGACATTAGAACACATTCTCGATTGCTGTTCTCCTGGATCACGATTCCGTGATATCACCGCTGCCCGAGCCACACTCGGGAAGCATAGATTGGAATGA
- a CDS encoding ABC transporter permease: MSIRQSVLPDIGSAFIRQITVTAVSVALFALAWQTIAAAFTPRQFPGIIELAENVWVVISGGDRFAPGVTYGTTITRVVMGFIISMVLATFWGVIMGVQQSITDYLAGPLFVLLTVPSVVWAFVGVLWLGLTEFAVPVLVIVLIVFPYLTAIIWEGTRDLNENLLKMATAYDARSSHIWRDIYLPHIKPVLFGAMRVGLAVSWKLALVAEVFGTATGVGVAVNYHFEAFDTGMVIAWAIPVIGVMIIADRLLRWSEHRAAQKRGYDTETTNIIT, from the coding sequence ATGTCAATCCGACAGTCAGTATTGCCAGATATCGGCTCTGCATTCATTCGTCAGATTACCGTAACGGCTGTATCGGTTGCCCTATTTGCCCTCGCTTGGCAGACAATCGCTGCAGCGTTTACCCCGCGTCAGTTCCCCGGCATTATTGAGCTGGCTGAGAATGTATGGGTGGTCATCTCAGGCGGCGACCGATTTGCACCTGGAGTAACCTATGGTACGACAATCACACGTGTCGTAATGGGCTTTATTATATCGATGGTACTTGCGACGTTTTGGGGTGTCATCATGGGTGTTCAACAGAGTATTACAGACTATCTCGCGGGTCCACTTTTTGTGTTGCTGACAGTGCCTTCAGTCGTGTGGGCGTTCGTCGGTGTGTTGTGGCTCGGGTTGACTGAATTTGCTGTTCCGGTGCTGGTCATTGTGTTGATCGTCTTTCCGTACTTGACAGCAATTATTTGGGAGGGTACTCGTGATCTGAATGAGAACTTACTCAAGATGGCAACCGCCTATGACGCTCGCAGCAGCCACATTTGGCGTGATATTTATCTACCACATATTAAGCCAGTATTATTTGGTGCTATGCGTGTTGGACTCGCTGTTTCTTGGAAATTGGCGCTAGTCGCAGAGGTTTTTGGTACTGCGACTGGAGTTGGCGTCGCTGTCAACTATCATTTTGAGGCTTTTGATACCGGAATGGTGATTGCATGGGCAATCCCAGTTATAGGAGTGATGATTATCGCTGATCGCTTACTACGATGGAGCGAACATCGAGCAGCGCAAAAGCGAGGATATGATACTGAAACAACAAATATAATCACATGA
- a CDS encoding saccharopine dehydrogenase family protein has product MSNTNRPYDIVVWGATGFTGKLVSEYLTEQYTQDMISLALGGRSADRLDSIVSELTTQNKGWDSIPTVIGDATDQESLREITQDTQVICTTVGPYTKYGTPLVEACIETQTEYCDLTGEINWVREMIDRFHDAAVNANTRIIHSCGFDSVPADVGTLLVQSFAIENFDTHCEMVRIYLEEGNGGVSGGTLASFAELFDAASDDPVTRQTLQDPYSLAPPGERDGIDAGGQRLPRSDQLRSVWTAPSPMAPINERVLRRSNALLGYPWGREFRCTEVIPTGSGIGGAIGASIVAGGIGLFTTAMSIDTVRSGIRQFVFPDPGDGPTKKQIENGYFTVRALGRGTGTDDPFTIEAEFSSKLDPGYGSTARMLAESALCLLRNETNSSLSGGILTPASGIGEPLATRLRNIGFTITVGERTESGSS; this is encoded by the coding sequence ATGTCAAATACAAATAGACCGTACGATATCGTCGTTTGGGGTGCAACTGGGTTTACAGGAAAATTAGTGTCTGAGTATCTCACAGAGCAATATACACAGGATATGATTTCACTGGCACTTGGTGGGCGAAGTGCAGATCGTCTTGATTCAATCGTATCAGAACTCACCACACAGAACAAGGGGTGGGATAGTATTCCAACAGTGATTGGCGACGCAACAGATCAAGAGAGTCTCCGTGAGATTACACAGGACACGCAGGTGATCTGCACGACGGTCGGTCCATACACAAAGTACGGAACCCCATTGGTTGAGGCATGTATTGAGACGCAGACAGAGTACTGTGATCTGACCGGCGAAATAAACTGGGTGAGAGAGATGATTGATCGGTTTCACGATGCAGCAGTCAACGCTAACACGCGGATAATTCACAGTTGTGGATTCGATTCTGTACCAGCGGATGTCGGGACATTACTCGTCCAGTCATTTGCGATTGAAAACTTTGACACTCACTGTGAGATGGTTCGAATATATCTTGAGGAAGGAAATGGAGGAGTAAGCGGTGGAACATTGGCTAGTTTCGCCGAGTTATTTGACGCTGCTTCTGATGATCCAGTGACTCGGCAAACACTTCAAGATCCATACTCGCTTGCGCCACCAGGTGAGCGAGATGGAATTGACGCAGGCGGACAGCGCTTACCACGGAGTGATCAATTACGGTCAGTGTGGACAGCACCATCTCCGATGGCACCAATCAATGAACGTGTTCTCCGACGGAGCAATGCACTTCTCGGATATCCCTGGGGTCGGGAGTTCCGCTGTACAGAGGTCATTCCAACCGGCTCTGGAATTGGTGGTGCAATCGGTGCCAGTATTGTCGCCGGTGGGATTGGTCTCTTTACAACTGCAATGTCTATTGATACTGTTCGTTCAGGAATCCGGCAGTTTGTGTTCCCCGACCCGGGAGACGGACCGACGAAGAAACAGATTGAGAACGGTTACTTCACCGTCCGTGCGCTCGGGCGTGGCACGGGTACAGATGATCCATTTACCATCGAGGCTGAGTTTAGCTCGAAGTTGGACCCTGGATACGGTTCGACTGCACGGATGCTTGCCGAGAGTGCACTGTGTCTTCTCCGGAATGAGACCAACTCATCACTGTCTGGTGGGATACTGACACCTGCATCAGGCATTGGCGAGCCACTGGCGACGCGACTTCGTAATATTGGATTTACTATCACCGTCGGCGAGCGGACCGAATCTGGATCCTCTTGA
- a CDS encoding ATP-dependent DNA helicase, with protein MSSQDSSTDQCPRSRSLEELPVTDAGQPTESTTRQTMCTDTVSDIDAGWTPYFRYDTIYADQRAAIESFLDTLGEQGYYLKEGACGTGKTLAAITASIHAIRNPKQLNDRSPTNASAPEYDRVIAVTPVKKQLQQFIAELRGINATLPAETDPIQTVVLRGQADMMAIRNAELPKTDTQEATQDLRATTREVIRFNSDIPLDWPDNLSPPAYSMAEYDWSTPSEGAVQAQENHQYDPNRAEAIRHIVAQLEPRDTESNAQLCIDGIETPYPQHVPHTSEIVDSTRLDSNYNQLPSDLQGRFDPFYAATLAGLQESIVEFADAPSHVIDKQTLFEATVASGCCPHELMCILAQQADVIIGNYNHLLDPETRYLTDRKLGLLNERTIAIIDEAHQLEERSRDNLSTSVDLYTLMKARNDVRIARQYASGSIVDSPTPNLPREDAELAQKIVEDGAKLRTSGIEVEELRAVEKLLNIAKQRLIDASETIDAVGLIHRFGQEDSEAQSREIKSLVDPNNLNWGDQLTRDLERDESISMSVMQGAERIMSRLEKVFTAFTEHGILNRTPQGQEVGAFFRQWAQAPHAVYHPEVRVIPSQKESFPDQFPAWVEHWTPELRLFNCIPKRELRRVFSELGSGILMSATLRPKEPFRESIGIDAVPQLGELDTKVQSTEDEMTLWMNGITDEMTEDVETRPTTFDRFPLRFSPKNRLSVVVDLPKFTKANRGERETNHQAMTDIREQYAEVIAQVARTEGNILIAMPSYSEAAWAYEYLRTLSIEKRCFVDKSSTADETDTLLSKFFESGDAILCTSLRGTITEGVDFDGEKLHTCLSVGVPLAPPSSEMDAVEIAYQRAITETGGQEAARLIPSTRRVRQSVGRVIRGVNETGVRILADERYGTSDSTNLRRYLSPQQQREFTPVEYTDLGGAITRFWQYHK; from the coding sequence ATGTCCTCACAGGACTCATCCACAGATCAATGTCCACGTTCACGTTCACTTGAGGAGTTACCAGTAACGGATGCTGGTCAACCCACTGAGTCGACAACGCGTCAAACAATGTGTACGGATACTGTATCGGATATTGATGCAGGGTGGACACCATACTTTCGATATGACACAATCTATGCGGATCAACGCGCTGCAATTGAGTCATTTTTAGATACTCTTGGAGAGCAGGGCTATTATCTGAAAGAGGGTGCATGTGGAACTGGCAAGACACTCGCTGCGATAACAGCGAGCATTCATGCAATCCGAAATCCTAAGCAATTGAACGATCGGTCACCGACAAATGCATCCGCTCCAGAGTATGATCGAGTAATAGCTGTCACGCCGGTCAAGAAACAGCTTCAACAATTTATTGCCGAATTACGTGGCATAAATGCAACACTTCCAGCGGAGACGGACCCGATACAGACGGTCGTCTTGCGAGGACAAGCTGATATGATGGCGATCAGGAACGCAGAGCTCCCAAAAACAGACACTCAAGAAGCAACCCAGGATCTTCGTGCCACTACGAGAGAGGTCATTCGATTCAATAGTGATATTCCACTTGACTGGCCAGATAATCTTAGCCCCCCAGCGTACTCAATGGCTGAGTATGATTGGTCAACCCCGAGTGAGGGGGCGGTACAGGCGCAAGAAAATCATCAGTATGATCCAAACAGAGCGGAGGCTATCAGACATATTGTTGCACAATTAGAGCCGCGAGATACAGAAAGTAACGCACAATTGTGTATTGATGGTATTGAGACCCCGTATCCACAGCATGTCCCGCATACCTCAGAAATTGTCGATTCAACTCGGCTTGACTCGAATTATAATCAATTACCATCGGATCTACAAGGTCGATTTGACCCATTCTATGCGGCGACACTCGCAGGATTACAGGAATCAATCGTTGAGTTTGCGGATGCTCCATCTCATGTTATCGATAAACAAACACTGTTTGAGGCAACGGTCGCGAGTGGATGCTGTCCTCATGAATTAATGTGCATTCTTGCACAGCAGGCAGATGTTATTATCGGGAATTATAATCACCTGCTTGATCCCGAAACTCGGTATTTGACTGATAGAAAACTAGGGTTGCTTAATGAGCGAACAATTGCAATTATCGATGAAGCACATCAACTTGAGGAGCGTAGTCGAGATAATCTTTCCACGTCAGTTGATCTGTATACCCTCATGAAAGCTCGTAACGATGTTAGAATTGCCCGTCAATATGCGAGTGGCAGCATTGTTGACAGCCCGACTCCAAATCTTCCTCGTGAGGATGCGGAACTAGCGCAGAAAATTGTCGAAGACGGAGCAAAGTTGAGAACGAGCGGGATTGAGGTTGAGGAATTGCGAGCTGTAGAGAAACTATTGAATATTGCAAAGCAGAGACTCATCGACGCAAGCGAAACAATTGATGCAGTAGGTCTGATACATCGATTCGGGCAAGAGGATTCGGAAGCACAAAGCCGGGAAATAAAATCACTGGTTGATCCGAATAATCTTAATTGGGGAGATCAGTTGACAAGAGATCTCGAGAGAGACGAATCCATCTCAATGTCGGTAATGCAAGGCGCGGAGCGAATCATGAGCCGATTAGAAAAGGTATTTACTGCATTCACCGAGCACGGGATTCTCAACCGAACACCACAGGGTCAAGAGGTAGGGGCGTTCTTCCGACAGTGGGCACAGGCTCCGCATGCGGTATATCATCCGGAAGTTCGCGTTATTCCATCACAAAAGGAGTCATTTCCAGACCAGTTCCCAGCGTGGGTCGAACACTGGACGCCGGAGTTGCGATTATTTAATTGTATTCCAAAGCGCGAATTGCGAAGAGTGTTCTCTGAACTTGGGAGCGGGATATTGATGAGTGCAACTCTTCGCCCAAAGGAGCCATTTCGTGAATCGATTGGTATTGATGCCGTGCCACAACTTGGTGAATTAGACACAAAGGTGCAATCTACGGAAGATGAAATGACACTTTGGATGAATGGGATTACAGATGAAATGACTGAGGATGTCGAAACCCGACCAACGACATTCGACCGATTTCCGCTTCGCTTCTCGCCGAAGAATCGACTGTCTGTCGTGGTCGACCTCCCGAAATTCACGAAAGCCAATCGTGGTGAGCGAGAGACTAATCATCAGGCAATGACCGATATTCGCGAGCAGTATGCCGAGGTGATCGCACAAGTAGCACGGACGGAGGGTAATATCCTCATTGCAATGCCGAGTTACAGCGAGGCTGCATGGGCATATGAATATCTTAGAACATTGTCAATCGAAAAGCGCTGTTTTGTTGATAAATCCAGTACAGCTGACGAGACCGACACGTTGTTATCTAAGTTCTTCGAGTCAGGAGATGCGATTCTTTGCACCAGCCTCCGTGGTACAATCACAGAAGGTGTTGATTTTGACGGTGAAAAGCTTCATACATGTCTATCAGTCGGAGTGCCACTGGCTCCGCCAAGTTCAGAGATGGATGCAGTTGAGATTGCATATCAGCGAGCAATCACTGAAACAGGTGGTCAGGAGGCGGCTCGGCTAATTCCATCAACACGGAGGGTTCGACAGTCTGTGGGGCGTGTGATCCGTGGTGTGAATGAGACTGGTGTTCGTATTCTGGCGGATGAGCGGTATGGGACGAGTGACAGCACGAATCTCCGTAGGTATCTCTCACCACAGCAACAGCGAGAATTCACACCGGTCGAATATACCGACCTGGGAGGTGCAATCACACGATTCTGGCAGTATCACAAATAG
- a CDS encoding ABC transporter ATP-binding protein has translation MTRLRVCEATKRYGDTAEMINVFTGLNLSVDADEFVTLMGPSGCGKTTILNIISGLTPLTEGTVEFDDKPVAAGEFSFGYVFQEPRLLDWRTVGKNIEFVLRSADINASEYDSRIDSVLRRVGLDDERDSYPQRLSGGQRQRVNLARALAIEPELLLMDEPFSSLDEVTARHARQDLLDVWYNTQKAVLFVTHDMSEAVALSDRILFINKDGNLFDEVTIDHERPRDFDDPALRETEAQLTHRFFESLQ, from the coding sequence ATGACTCGACTGCGCGTCTGTGAAGCGACAAAACGCTATGGTGATACTGCTGAGATGATAAATGTATTTACTGGATTAAACCTATCTGTAGACGCTGACGAGTTTGTTACATTAATGGGTCCCTCAGGGTGCGGTAAGACTACGATATTAAACATTATTTCTGGGCTAACGCCACTGACCGAAGGGACTGTTGAGTTCGATGATAAGCCGGTTGCCGCTGGTGAGTTCTCTTTTGGATATGTGTTTCAGGAACCTCGCTTGCTTGACTGGCGGACAGTCGGAAAAAACATCGAGTTCGTGCTTCGATCCGCTGATATCAATGCTAGCGAGTATGACTCTCGCATTGATAGCGTGTTGAGGCGGGTCGGTCTTGATGACGAGCGAGACAGCTATCCCCAACGACTATCTGGCGGTCAGCGACAACGGGTGAATCTTGCGCGAGCGCTGGCAATCGAGCCGGAGCTCCTTTTGATGGATGAACCATTTTCATCACTTGATGAAGTAACCGCTCGTCATGCTCGTCAAGACTTGCTTGATGTCTGGTATAATACACAAAAAGCGGTGCTGTTTGTTACCCATGATATGAGTGAGGCGGTCGCACTCTCAGACCGCATCTTGTTTATCAATAAGGATGGAAACTTGTTTGATGAAGTTACTATCGATCATGAGCGTCCGCGAGATTTCGACGACCCGGCACTTCGAGAGACAGAGGCACAACTGACTCATCGGTTCTTTGAATCCTTACAGTGA
- a CDS encoding MBL fold metallo-hydrolase — translation MSDLIVTPRGGGDEVGRSCYHLQAGDYDYFIDCGLKQSETPEYPLFEDVSQGQIDAVFITHAHIDHIGGLPVAEHHGLLDDDASIFMTRPTNALASILLHDSLQIHKQETAELNQPQQFTATDIEQVLSRIMTIGYDRNQHLNITYECGDAAHLLGSVWIAIEYNDRCIVFSGDLGGRSAHLGDIDDPPEADELFLESTYGETLQHRSFTDARTELYQQAKQALASGIPVLIPTFAVGRAQEILQIFRERETDLRNAVNGEPSIIYDGMITDSMSVYEVFCQDAFMSESMLNYRINSGDVEPFTPECARTPDTMDEREQLLTGDEASIVIAPSGMLTGGWSPYYLRDLTRHYENARVLFIGYQAQGTPGRRLIEASGDIADVHVTALPASEDYDPVTGEFAFQDQEIHVPTEWIHEIGGMSAHAGANDLLSFARQVNPQGISLIHGPPNAAAHLQEYLSDNTTASTIQVAQHLEPIPIETERGNGDEQPALDSVPTSASTSNSGIKDSDIEEVRQRQERLEAELETLRDKIEYLIEKG, via the coding sequence ATGAGCGATTTGATTGTCACTCCACGTGGCGGGGGAGATGAGGTTGGTCGGTCGTGTTATCATCTCCAGGCTGGCGACTATGACTATTTTATTGATTGTGGGCTGAAACAGTCTGAAACCCCTGAGTATCCCCTTTTCGAAGATGTAAGCCAAGGACAGATTGACGCAGTTTTCATTACACATGCACATATTGATCATATTGGTGGACTTCCTGTTGCTGAGCATCACGGACTTCTTGATGATGATGCATCGATTTTCATGACTCGTCCGACAAATGCTCTTGCAAGTATTCTTCTTCACGATTCGTTACAGATTCACAAACAAGAGACCGCAGAGCTCAATCAGCCTCAGCAATTCACTGCCACCGACATTGAACAAGTTCTTTCCAGGATTATGACTATTGGTTATGACCGTAATCAGCATCTGAACATCACATATGAATGTGGGGATGCCGCTCATCTTCTCGGCAGTGTGTGGATTGCTATTGAGTATAATGACCGCTGTATTGTATTCTCTGGAGATCTTGGCGGTCGAAGCGCTCATCTCGGCGATATTGATGACCCCCCTGAGGCAGATGAGCTTTTCCTTGAATCAACATATGGAGAGACATTACAGCATCGCTCATTCACTGACGCTCGTACTGAACTCTATCAACAAGCAAAACAGGCTCTTGCAAGTGGGATTCCAGTCCTCATTCCAACGTTTGCTGTCGGTCGAGCACAAGAAATTCTCCAAATCTTTCGTGAGCGTGAGACTGACCTGCGAAATGCCGTTAATGGCGAGCCTTCAATCATCTATGATGGAATGATAACGGATTCGATGTCTGTCTATGAGGTGTTCTGTCAGGATGCATTTATGTCTGAATCGATGCTTAATTATCGAATCAATTCTGGTGATGTTGAACCATTCACACCTGAGTGTGCGAGAACACCCGATACAATGGATGAACGCGAACAACTCCTCACTGGTGATGAGGCATCGATTGTTATTGCACCATCAGGGATGCTGACAGGCGGGTGGTCACCGTACTACCTTCGTGATCTTACGCGACATTATGAGAATGCACGGGTGTTGTTTATTGGGTATCAAGCACAGGGAACTCCAGGAAGACGTCTCATTGAGGCATCAGGCGATATTGCCGATGTGCATGTGACTGCACTGCCCGCCAGTGAGGACTATGACCCTGTGACTGGTGAATTCGCGTTTCAGGATCAAGAAATACATGTGCCAACTGAATGGATTCACGAGATTGGTGGCATGTCTGCTCACGCGGGCGCGAATGATCTGCTGTCATTCGCCCGGCAGGTAAATCCACAGGGTATTTCACTTATCCATGGACCTCCTAATGCTGCGGCACATCTGCAGGAGTACCTCTCTGATAACACGACCGCGAGCACAATCCAGGTAGCACAACATCTTGAGCCGATTCCAATCGAAACTGAGCGTGGAAACGGTGATGAGCAGCCTGCTCTTGATTCCGTTCCGACTTCGGCTTCTACCTCCAATTCCGGTATCAAAGACAGTGACATTGAGGAGGTACGACAACGTCAAGAACGACTTGAAGCTGAATTAGAGACACTCCGTGACAAAATTGAATATCTCATCGAAAAGGGGTAA
- a CDS encoding nicotinate phosphoribosyltransferase, whose translation MLAESRSMDDRKYDILTESEIDDGQATAAYFLRTETILDHVDENPTVTAELSAPEGWHLLAGLNDAAQLLEGLPVDVYAPPEGTPISGGPILRIEGPYRMFARYESSLLGFLAHASGIASAAWRVRAAAHDRTVLSFGTRRQHPALGAMIERSALIGGVDGIGNVAGGEVIGVEAGGTMPHALVVALGSPEAAWTAYDEALEESVPRVLLCDTFGDEADEGARAIDCLEDRLEGVRLDTTSSRRGDMRAIIEDVRWELQQRETDDIDILVSGGIGVGDINRLRDVADGFGVGGAIADADPIDFSLNLVAVEGEPRAKRGVRSGAKTVYRDGYDDKVVVAGETAPGEKLLKPLIRDGEKVRTFDIAVAADRAREAIPTLRNRGVFDTGGDK comes from the coding sequence ATGTTAGCCGAATCACGTTCGATGGACGACCGGAAGTATGATATTTTGACCGAATCAGAGATTGACGACGGTCAAGCGACGGCGGCGTACTTTCTACGCACTGAAACCATACTCGACCACGTTGATGAGAACCCAACAGTCACTGCAGAGCTTTCCGCGCCTGAGGGGTGGCACTTGCTCGCGGGTCTTAATGATGCCGCTCAGTTGCTGGAAGGACTTCCTGTTGATGTATATGCACCTCCCGAAGGGACGCCAATCTCTGGTGGTCCCATATTACGTATTGAGGGTCCGTACCGCATGTTCGCACGGTATGAATCATCGTTGTTAGGATTTCTTGCTCATGCTTCCGGAATTGCCTCTGCTGCCTGGAGGGTAAGAGCGGCGGCTCATGACCGGACAGTATTGAGCTTTGGGACCCGTCGTCAACATCCGGCATTGGGCGCGATGATCGAGCGTTCTGCGCTCATAGGTGGTGTAGATGGAATTGGGAACGTCGCCGGTGGTGAGGTGATTGGTGTCGAAGCCGGTGGCACTATGCCCCATGCCCTCGTCGTCGCGTTAGGATCGCCTGAGGCGGCTTGGACTGCGTACGACGAAGCACTTGAAGAGTCGGTGCCAAGGGTATTACTATGCGACACATTCGGTGATGAGGCTGATGAGGGTGCTCGCGCTATAGATTGTCTTGAGGATCGGTTAGAGGGAGTTCGTCTGGACACCACAAGCTCACGTCGAGGTGATATGCGGGCAATCATCGAAGACGTTCGCTGGGAGTTGCAACAACGAGAAACGGACGATATCGATATACTCGTCAGTGGAGGAATTGGCGTTGGGGATATCAACCGTCTTCGGGATGTTGCTGACGGATTTGGTGTTGGTGGGGCGATTGCTGATGCTGACCCCATTGACTTTTCATTGAATCTTGTGGCGGTTGAGGGAGAGCCACGAGCCAAGCGTGGTGTCCGTTCCGGTGCGAAGACCGTCTATCGAGACGGATATGATGACAAAGTTGTTGTAGCCGGTGAAACCGCTCCTGGAGAGAAACTCTTGAAACCACTAATTCGTGATGGTGAGAAAGTTCGAACATTTGATATTGCCGTGGCTGCTGACCGAGCACGTGAGGCAATTCCCACACTCCGGAATCGCGGGGTCTTTGATACCGGCGGTGACAAATAA
- the larB gene encoding nickel pincer cofactor biosynthesis protein LarB, which produces MTDDDTAVNDVLEALAKNEIELQEAKRRVKGVHQIDEFARVDARQGERTGIPEVVEAERKSDQQTIDIGRELLSTAGQAIVTGVSDTVREELSDTAATTQFYERSRTFVGHASDFERPDHDGTVGVVTAGTSDITVAEQAVALSEEMGCAVETLYDVGVSGIHRLLSERETLADCDCVIVAAGREGALATVVAGMVSAPVIGLPVGTGSGYAGDGEAALLGMLQSCTYLTVVNIDAGFVAGGQAALIAR; this is translated from the coding sequence ATGACTGATGATGACACCGCAGTCAATGATGTTCTCGAAGCATTAGCTAAAAACGAGATTGAACTTCAGGAGGCTAAACGTCGGGTAAAAGGAGTTCATCAAATAGATGAATTCGCACGGGTGGATGCTCGACAAGGCGAGCGAACTGGAATCCCCGAGGTTGTCGAAGCAGAACGCAAAAGTGATCAACAGACTATCGACATTGGACGCGAACTTCTCTCAACGGCTGGTCAGGCAATCGTGACTGGAGTCTCTGATACTGTTCGAGAAGAGCTAAGCGACACCGCTGCCACTACACAGTTTTATGAGCGCTCTCGGACATTCGTTGGTCATGCATCAGATTTTGAGCGACCCGATCATGATGGGACCGTCGGTGTCGTGACCGCCGGCACATCAGACATCACTGTCGCTGAGCAGGCAGTTGCACTGAGTGAGGAGATGGGCTGTGCTGTTGAGACACTATATGATGTCGGCGTTTCGGGTATCCACCGGCTGTTATCAGAACGAGAGACACTGGCTGACTGCGATTGTGTAATTGTCGCCGCCGGTCGTGAGGGGGCACTCGCAACAGTGGTAGCTGGAATGGTCTCAGCGCCCGTTATCGGACTTCCTGTCGGCACTGGTTCCGGTTACGCTGGCGATGGTGAAGCGGCTTTGTTAGGAATGCTACAGTCTTGTACCTACCTGACGGTCGTCAATATCGACGCCGGGTTTGTTGCTGGCGGACAAGCGGCATTGATTGCTCGCTGA